From the Paraburkholderia sp. PREW-6R genome, one window contains:
- a CDS encoding type II secretion system F family protein has product MDAHRLAAIALALAALGVLLMAVVLIVRVVTIRRSERTLVHALDERALHSAGHARAARGGGEHAADGSAANRSTQPAGFKGMLERFARVGVRWIETPIGRQIVAEEDRRLLDQCGFVDTRARGLFLIARVMSGLVMPLVVGIFASGRVSGPVYVMLEIMMIVLGFMAPKFFLGQRARRRRSGVVVELPLLVDLLRLLQGVGLSLDQSLQVMVNDFRTVLPVLSSELEIAQRQFTAGRSREQSLSRLSSGFNNADLNAVVRLLVQVDRHGGAVQEPLKQFGDRLREARRAMLRERIGRLTVKMTGVMIVTLLPALMIVTAGPGVLAVTKSLYAMHR; this is encoded by the coding sequence ATGGACGCACATCGGCTCGCGGCAATCGCACTCGCGTTAGCGGCACTCGGCGTGTTGCTGATGGCCGTCGTATTGATCGTGCGCGTCGTCACGATACGGCGAAGCGAGCGCACCCTCGTGCACGCGCTCGACGAACGCGCGTTGCACAGCGCGGGCCATGCGCGCGCAGCGCGCGGCGGCGGCGAGCATGCGGCAGACGGCAGCGCGGCGAACCGCAGCACGCAGCCCGCAGGTTTCAAAGGGATGCTGGAGCGTTTCGCGCGGGTCGGGGTGCGCTGGATCGAGACGCCGATCGGGCGGCAGATCGTTGCCGAAGAAGACCGGCGGCTACTCGACCAATGCGGCTTCGTGGATACGCGTGCACGCGGTCTCTTTCTGATTGCGCGCGTCATGAGCGGGCTGGTGATGCCGTTAGTGGTCGGGATATTCGCAAGCGGGCGGGTGTCGGGGCCGGTCTACGTGATGCTGGAAATCATGATGATCGTGCTCGGCTTCATGGCGCCCAAGTTTTTTCTCGGACAGCGGGCGCGCCGGCGTCGCAGCGGCGTCGTCGTGGAACTGCCGCTGCTGGTCGATCTGCTGCGCCTGTTACAGGGTGTCGGGTTGTCGCTCGATCAGAGTTTGCAGGTGATGGTCAACGATTTCCGGACCGTACTGCCAGTGCTTTCGAGCGAACTCGAGATCGCGCAACGCCAGTTCACGGCGGGCCGCTCGCGCGAGCAGTCGCTCAGCCGTCTGTCCAGCGGTTTTAACAACGCGGATCTGAACGCGGTGGTGCGCTTGCTGGTGCAGGTCGACCGGCATGGCGGCGCTGTTCAGGAACCGTTGAAGCAGTTCGGTGACCGCCTGCGCGAAGCGCGCCGGGCGATGTTGCGGGAAAGAATTGGCCGCCTCACGGTAAAGATGACGGGCGTGATGATCGTGACGCTGCTGCCTGCGTTGATGATCGTCACGGCCGGTCCCGGCGTGCTGGCCGTCACGAAGTCGTTGTATGCGATGCATCGCTGA
- a CDS encoding tetratricopeptide repeat protein, with product MVDSFPARYVTRGVLRGIGSGAALAALIVVGACASKEGGYGVGAQAERAVVAQQTSHDAVPDTPGMYLGLIDQMQSQGLYYASLAHIDAYEKQYGATPETVLLRADALRMTQQPAAAATAYEQLLKTPLAARGYRGLGLLAGAAGDFGRAAQALQQASELAPTDAVTLSDLGYARLRNGDVDGARVPLMQAGQLDQNNRKIVSNVVLFLLCSGKEGEALAVMNQQKLAPEVRTAIRSDAAKVVAAKRAQTRGGQFSSAPPSVTPQQPGEQMRAMASAQGGELSPRVLQRFAR from the coding sequence ATGGTTGACAGTTTTCCGGCCCGGTATGTGACGCGCGGCGTACTTCGCGGCATCGGTTCAGGAGCGGCGCTTGCCGCGTTGATTGTCGTCGGCGCGTGCGCGTCGAAGGAGGGTGGCTATGGGGTGGGCGCGCAGGCGGAGCGTGCGGTGGTCGCCCAGCAGACCAGCCACGACGCGGTGCCCGATACGCCCGGCATGTATCTCGGGCTGATCGATCAGATGCAGTCGCAGGGGCTTTACTACGCGTCGCTCGCGCATATTGACGCTTATGAGAAACAGTACGGCGCCACGCCGGAGACCGTGCTGCTGCGCGCCGACGCGCTGCGTATGACGCAGCAGCCGGCGGCTGCCGCGACGGCCTACGAGCAGCTGCTGAAGACCCCGCTCGCTGCGCGCGGCTATCGCGGGCTGGGTCTGCTGGCGGGCGCGGCGGGCGATTTCGGGCGCGCTGCACAGGCGCTCCAGCAGGCGTCTGAACTTGCGCCGACCGATGCCGTCACGCTATCCGACCTCGGTTATGCGCGCTTGCGCAATGGCGACGTCGACGGTGCGCGCGTGCCGCTGATGCAGGCAGGACAGCTGGACCAGAACAATCGGAAGATCGTCAGCAACGTCGTGCTGTTCCTGCTCTGCAGCGGAAAAGAGGGCGAGGCGCTCGCCGTCATGAACCAGCAGAAGCTGGCGCCTGAAGTGCGCACGGCGATCCGCAGCGACGCAGCGAAAGTGGTTGCGGCGAAGCGCGCGCAGACGCGTGGCGGCCAGTTCTCATCTGCGCCGCCGTCCGTCACGCCGCAGCAGCCGGGCGAACAGATGCGCGCCATGGCGAGCGCACAGGGCGGCGAACTGTCGCCACGGGTGTTGCAACGGTTTGCGCGGTAA
- a CDS encoding DUF3613 domain-containing protein, with translation MSRIVVGTGIMLGLGLAAANGALAQSDPGARPALQPAVQPAPRPAEVGHATRAWLDLQSSNSEAAPALPMLGAEAGLAYHRYLESFKSRIPDLYESALSTNGGGGSQAGSDFSSSASH, from the coding sequence ATGTCTCGTATCGTCGTCGGAACGGGGATCATGCTGGGTTTGGGACTCGCGGCTGCGAACGGTGCGCTCGCGCAGTCCGATCCGGGTGCCCGACCCGCGCTCCAACCTGCGGTCCAACCTGCGCCCCGACCGGCCGAAGTCGGGCATGCCACCCGCGCGTGGCTGGATCTGCAAAGCAGCAATAGCGAGGCAGCGCCCGCATTACCCATGCTCGGCGCGGAGGCCGGGCTTGCCTATCACCGCTATCTGGAATCGTTCAAGAGCAGGATTCCCGATCTGTACGAGTCCGCGCTGAGCACGAATGGCGGCGGCGGTTCGCAAGCCGGCTCCGACTTCAGCAGCAGCGCTTCACACTGA
- a CDS encoding TadG family pilus assembly protein, which yields MRHQRGVAALVAAIFLSLALTALGALDIGHLYNARRQLQRTADLAAMAGVQVISSPSGCASVSTATQQNAASNGFTPDGGTTTLSTTCGRWNGSSSTHFSASGAPLNAVQVKVTENVPYFFVGPSRNVSATATALATNIDAFSLATGIATLNTQQSALLNAILGGLLKTGVALSVGNVQSLASAHVKLGDLMVALGASSMQGLLNTTVSYQTLMVALVQALQAGGDSINAAILQTLAVAVPGGQTITIGDGGTSAPGLLALGTANPDSAASATVNALDALLVSAQIAQRSPDGSQVNAPVINVASGLAGIAGLSLQVIHPPVLAVGEGGATPPTIARASVMNATVNLLPITLPTLTVGGAPLLAVTLSSLNAPLVVTVGAGTGTATLSSVDCESTRAATNATLQVAPGIASVCLAGDAACTRAVNVVSLSAVILGVTVPVGTVGLNPGGVLPLAPGTLTPLVFDGSSGSFDASKSANSNAVGSDGAMLTTALFAAMPGLLQVAPLGTDLSSVLGPILSGVTGLLTAALQPIFSRLDTVLIPTLSLLGVQVGTATVHNMSLTCGVAQLVN from the coding sequence GTGCGCCACCAGCGCGGCGTGGCCGCGCTGGTGGCGGCCATTTTCCTAAGCCTTGCGCTCACGGCTCTGGGCGCGCTCGACATCGGCCATCTTTATAACGCGCGGCGGCAATTGCAGCGCACGGCCGATCTGGCGGCCATGGCCGGCGTGCAGGTCATCAGTAGTCCGTCCGGTTGCGCGTCGGTGAGCACCGCCACGCAGCAGAATGCGGCCTCTAACGGATTCACGCCCGACGGCGGAACGACAACGCTCAGCACCACCTGTGGACGCTGGAATGGCTCGTCGAGCACGCATTTCAGCGCGAGCGGCGCGCCGCTGAATGCGGTGCAGGTCAAGGTGACGGAAAACGTGCCGTACTTCTTCGTCGGTCCGTCGCGCAACGTGAGCGCGACGGCTACCGCGCTCGCCACCAATATCGACGCCTTCTCGCTGGCCACCGGGATCGCCACGCTCAACACCCAGCAGTCGGCTCTGCTCAATGCGATTCTCGGCGGCCTGCTGAAAACGGGCGTGGCGTTGAGCGTGGGCAACGTACAGAGTCTCGCGTCGGCGCATGTCAAGCTGGGAGACCTGATGGTGGCGCTGGGCGCGTCGTCGATGCAGGGTCTGCTGAACACCACCGTCAGCTATCAGACGTTGATGGTCGCGCTGGTGCAGGCGCTGCAGGCCGGCGGCGACTCGATCAATGCGGCGATCCTGCAAACGCTCGCGGTTGCGGTTCCGGGCGGCCAGACCATCACGATCGGCGACGGCGGCACATCGGCGCCGGGCCTGCTGGCGCTGGGTACGGCGAATCCCGATTCCGCGGCGAGCGCCACCGTCAATGCGCTCGACGCGCTGCTCGTTTCTGCGCAGATCGCCCAGCGCAGCCCGGACGGTTCGCAGGTCAATGCGCCGGTGATCAACGTCGCGTCCGGTCTGGCGGGTATTGCCGGCCTCTCGCTGCAGGTGATTCATCCGCCGGTGCTTGCGGTGGGCGAAGGCGGCGCGACGCCGCCCACGATCGCGCGTGCGTCGGTGATGAATGCGACGGTGAATCTGCTGCCGATCACGCTGCCGACGCTGACCGTGGGCGGCGCGCCGCTGCTGGCCGTTACGCTTTCGTCGCTCAATGCGCCGCTCGTCGTGACGGTCGGCGCGGGCACAGGCACGGCAACGCTGAGTTCCGTCGATTGCGAAAGCACGAGGGCGGCGACCAATGCGACCCTGCAGGTTGCGCCTGGCATCGCTTCGGTCTGCCTGGCAGGTGATGCCGCGTGCACCAGGGCGGTCAACGTGGTGTCGCTGTCCGCGGTCATCCTGGGTGTCACGGTGCCGGTCGGGACAGTGGGACTCAATCCTGGCGGCGTGCTGCCATTGGCGCCCGGAACGCTCACGCCGCTCGTTTTCGACGGATCGTCGGGCAGCTTCGACGCGTCGAAGAGCGCCAACTCCAATGCAGTCGGCAGCGACGGTGCGATGCTGACTACGGCGCTTTTCGCAGCTATGCCCGGCTTGCTGCAAGTGGCTCCGCTCGGTACCGATCTATCCAGCGTGCTCGGTCCGATCCTGTCCGGCGTGACGGGGCTGTTGACGGCCGCCCTGCAACCCATTTTCAGCCGGCTCGACACTGTCCTCATTCCGACGCTTTCGCTGCTCGGCGTTCAGGTCGGCACGGCGACCGTCCACAACATGTCGCTGACGTGCGGCGTCGCGCAACTAGTCAACTAG
- a CDS encoding sigma-54 dependent transcriptional regulator translates to MRPTIKIEELDIYVWEGKADIVDRVARCMASFEVEVIRADDIAISPERTAQRPSLAIISVSVIDSGALVLRDWQATHGIPVVWVGAAPRDHDPAMYPSEYSHILPLDFTCAELRGMVMKLVLQLRAHSAKTHESDAMIANSECMQALLHEVDTFADCDTSVLVHGETGVGKERIAQLLHEKHSRYGQGPFVAVNCGAIPDGLFESLFFGHSKGSFTGAVVAHKGYFEQADGGTLFLDEIGDLPLYQQVKLLRVLEDSAVTRIGSTTPVKLDFRLVAATNKLLPQLVKDGTFRADLYYRLAVIELKIPSLEERGAVDKISIFKAFISQVVGAERLSALPDIPYWLADAVADTYFPGNVRELRNLAERIGVTVRQVGAWDAARLQRLLALARTTQPVPADSAPEVLVDRSKWDMAERNRVLAALDVNGWRRQDTALYLGISRKVLWEKMRKYQIFDEEPETRESE, encoded by the coding sequence ATGAGACCCACCATCAAAATCGAGGAACTCGATATCTACGTCTGGGAAGGCAAGGCCGACATCGTCGACCGGGTCGCACGCTGCATGGCGAGCTTCGAGGTCGAAGTGATCCGTGCGGACGATATTGCGATCTCGCCCGAGCGGACTGCGCAGCGCCCGTCGCTGGCGATCATCAGCGTCTCGGTCATCGACAGCGGCGCATTGGTGCTACGTGACTGGCAGGCCACGCACGGCATCCCGGTGGTGTGGGTCGGCGCCGCGCCGCGCGATCACGATCCGGCCATGTACCCCTCCGAGTATTCGCACATCCTGCCGCTCGATTTCACCTGCGCGGAACTGCGCGGGATGGTGATGAAGCTGGTGCTTCAACTGCGAGCGCACAGCGCGAAGACGCACGAGTCCGACGCGATGATCGCGAACTCGGAGTGCATGCAGGCGCTGCTGCACGAAGTCGATACCTTCGCCGACTGTGACACGAGCGTGCTCGTGCATGGCGAGACCGGCGTCGGCAAGGAACGCATCGCGCAGCTGCTGCACGAAAAACACAGCCGCTACGGACAGGGTCCGTTCGTCGCGGTCAACTGCGGCGCGATTCCCGACGGCCTGTTCGAGTCGCTGTTCTTCGGCCATTCGAAGGGCTCGTTCACCGGCGCTGTGGTCGCGCACAAGGGCTACTTCGAACAGGCCGACGGCGGCACGCTCTTCCTCGACGAAATCGGCGATCTGCCGCTCTATCAGCAGGTGAAGCTGCTGCGCGTGCTGGAAGACAGCGCAGTGACGCGCATCGGCTCGACCACGCCGGTGAAACTCGATTTCCGGCTCGTCGCGGCGACCAACAAGCTCCTGCCGCAACTGGTGAAGGACGGCACGTTTCGCGCGGATCTGTACTACCGGCTGGCCGTGATCGAACTGAAGATTCCGTCGCTCGAAGAACGCGGCGCGGTGGACAAGATCTCGATCTTCAAGGCGTTCATCTCGCAGGTGGTCGGCGCCGAGCGTCTGTCAGCCTTGCCCGATATTCCGTACTGGCTCGCGGATGCCGTCGCCGACACGTATTTCCCGGGCAACGTGCGGGAGTTGCGCAATCTCGCCGAGCGGATCGGCGTGACGGTTCGTCAGGTGGGTGCGTGGGACGCGGCACGGTTGCAGCGCCTGCTCGCGCTTGCGCGCACGACGCAACCCGTGCCGGCCGACAGTGCGCCGGAAGTGCTCGTGGACCGCAGCAAATGGGACATGGCGGAGCGCAATCGCGTGCTCGCCGCGCTCGACGTAAATGGCTGGCGCAGGCAGGACACCGCGCTCTATCTAGGCATCAGCCGCAAGGTGTTGTGGGAAAAGATGCGCAAATACCAAATTTTCGACGAGGAGCCCGAGACAAGGGAAAGTGAGTAA
- a CDS encoding DUF2968 domain-containing protein → MDQKSNLRQVAFAGIFAMATLQGVQAQALPDSSASAGVVSQPGASAALPSVSQPGQVQTSALTPAEAKQSAAGNVAELQQMIHGSDLSELRTTYNGSYGASLLFYGKEMTYYVALFQQKNFWRVIKTQDPTRADMIYKDFVRQTMQLSDVEIRRTQLEAQKAFTERMIALQQDNANRLQADLDVARQQQNIVANQQQQNQAQATALAQQKAAAQDQLRAAQRQVRDLQRQLESGLPTH, encoded by the coding sequence ATGGACCAAAAGTCGAACCTCCGACAGGTTGCTTTCGCTGGGATTTTCGCGATGGCAACTTTGCAAGGCGTGCAAGCGCAAGCGCTGCCGGACAGCAGCGCGAGCGCCGGTGTCGTTTCTCAACCGGGAGCAAGCGCGGCGTTGCCATCCGTATCGCAACCTGGACAGGTGCAAACCAGTGCGCTCACGCCCGCCGAAGCAAAGCAGTCCGCCGCGGGCAACGTGGCTGAACTGCAGCAGATGATTCACGGCTCGGATCTGAGCGAACTGCGCACCACCTACAACGGCAGCTACGGTGCCAGCCTGCTGTTCTATGGGAAGGAAATGACCTACTACGTCGCGCTGTTCCAGCAGAAAAACTTCTGGCGCGTGATCAAGACGCAGGACCCGACGCGCGCCGACATGATCTATAAGGACTTCGTGCGTCAGACAATGCAACTCTCCGACGTGGAGATCCGCCGCACCCAGCTCGAGGCGCAAAAAGCTTTCACAGAGCGGATGATCGCGTTGCAGCAGGATAACGCGAACCGTCTGCAGGCCGACCTGGACGTGGCTCGTCAGCAGCAGAACATCGTCGCGAACCAGCAGCAGCAGAACCAGGCGCAGGCCACTGCACTGGCCCAGCAGAAAGCTGCCGCGCAGGACCAGTTGCGTGCCGCGCAACGTCAGGTGCGAGACCTGCAGCGTCAACTGGAAAGCGGCTTGCCGACGCACTGA
- the hfq gene encoding RNA chaperone Hfq codes for MASAESHPQNDFMNAARKERKRVEIYLVNGIRLTGCIESFDQYLVMLRTPVGLQGIYKRAISTIQLDTGTRPAPRTGRPSHGEHTTRGPHGSREPREHREPREPRESYGAPSDRSGSDRNSGTSDGPVVVTRRRRLFGTGGDGGNHGGGHHGGGSSGGGNGGNGGSSGNE; via the coding sequence ATGGCTTCCGCAGAATCGCATCCGCAAAACGACTTCATGAACGCTGCGCGCAAAGAACGTAAGCGCGTTGAGATCTATCTCGTCAACGGCATCCGCCTGACGGGTTGCATCGAGTCGTTCGATCAGTATCTGGTCATGCTGCGCACGCCTGTCGGCCTGCAAGGCATCTACAAGCGCGCGATCTCCACGATCCAGCTCGATACGGGCACGCGTCCGGCGCCGCGGACGGGGCGGCCCTCGCATGGCGAACACACCACGCGCGGCCCGCATGGTTCGCGTGAGCCGCGGGAACATCGCGAACCGCGTGAACCGCGCGAGTCGTACGGCGCGCCGTCGGACCGTTCGGGCTCCGACCGCAATAGCGGCACGTCGGATGGTCCGGTGGTGGTCACGCGCCGCCGCCGTCTGTTCGGCACGGGCGGCGACGGCGGCAACCATGGCGGCGGCCATCACGGCGGCGGCAGCAGCGGCGGCGGTAATGGTGGCAATGGCGGAAGCAGCGGCAACGAATAA
- a CDS encoding DUF1571 domain-containing protein: MAGLLVAGAVGASAPAFAQNDATPPPLDTASAVKAPATPSSQVGKLTLDQQVKWLRAAQQSGAMEKLDDAQLVALFQSLDPLALPRYIKEGPNGYPSYEFTMSRSERIHGQWPDTPDHMLVRVAHDPLRIYAKWLPDGAHAGQEIIYDESKRTDEMYGHLGGIMNVMPVWTSLTGALAHSQSNHQVRDLGTEYIANQYLSEGKKYIEAGLPRSTQVKVSTIDGVRVVALTFETPTGQPQFYAKKETLGLDLRHPYFRTVESYDNDGKLFEKIVFESITPKTFDDSTFDPKNKAYRF; encoded by the coding sequence ATGGCCGGCCTGCTCGTGGCCGGCGCCGTGGGCGCGAGCGCGCCGGCTTTCGCGCAAAACGACGCTACCCCGCCGCCGCTCGACACCGCCAGCGCGGTCAAGGCGCCTGCCACGCCGTCGTCGCAGGTCGGCAAGCTCACGCTCGACCAGCAGGTCAAATGGCTGCGCGCCGCGCAACAAAGCGGCGCCATGGAAAAACTCGACGACGCGCAACTCGTCGCGCTGTTCCAGTCACTCGACCCGCTTGCGCTGCCGCGCTACATCAAGGAAGGGCCGAACGGCTACCCGTCCTATGAGTTCACCATGTCGCGCTCTGAGCGCATTCACGGTCAGTGGCCCGACACGCCCGATCACATGCTGGTGCGCGTCGCGCACGACCCGCTGCGCATCTACGCGAAGTGGCTGCCCGACGGCGCACACGCCGGCCAGGAAATCATCTACGACGAGTCCAAACGAACCGACGAAATGTACGGTCATCTGGGCGGCATCATGAACGTGATGCCGGTGTGGACATCGCTCACGGGCGCCCTCGCCCACTCGCAGTCGAACCATCAGGTGCGCGACCTCGGCACCGAGTACATCGCGAACCAGTATCTCAGCGAAGGCAAAAAATATATCGAGGCGGGCTTGCCTCGCTCGACCCAGGTGAAAGTCAGCACGATAGACGGCGTACGCGTGGTCGCGCTGACATTCGAGACGCCGACCGGCCAGCCGCAGTTCTATGCGAAGAAAGAAACGCTCGGGCTCGATCTGAGGCATCCGTATTTCCGCACCGTCGAGTCTTATGACAACGACGGCAAGCTTTTCGAAAAGATTGTGTTCGAAAGCATTACGCCGAAAACATTCGACGACTCGACGTTCGATCCCAAAAACAAGGCGTACAGGTTCTGA
- a CDS encoding AMP-binding protein, with protein sequence MTQPTRTLLSPATGPARPAEHGSAPSSLPTRTASVAPNTDGIWYASYPAGVPHEIDVERYESVVQFFDESIAQFRDRVAYVSVGANMTYGELGRKAAAFAAYLQSVGVQPGERVAIMLPNTFQYPVSLFGVLKAGAVVVNVNPLYTVRELAHQLKDSGAQTIVVFENFAKTVEDALPGTEVRNVIVTGLGDLLADGLNLKGRLLNFMLRHVKKMVPAYTLPQAVPLIKALSIGDRRALTPVRTSHDDIAFLQYTGGTTGVAKGAMLTHRNIIANLLQAKAWSEGQLTGDIETVLTPLPLYHIYSLTVNALIFMGLGGRNILIANPRDMKRVMAIIRHEQFTGMTAVNTLYNAFLDNEEFCKRDFSNLKLAMAGGMATQKSVAERFRKVTGKSIIEGYGLTECSPIVSMNPVDLSNLREHEGSIGLPAPSTQVRFRKDDGTWAQIGEAGELCVKGPQVMKGYWNRPEETANVIDEDGWLATGDIGVMDSRGFIRLIDRKKDMILVSGFNVYPNEIEDVIATHPDVREVAAIGVPDAAQGERVKVFIVKRNPALTEQQIIAYSRKHLTGYKVPKLVEFRDELPQTNVGKILRRQLRDEELAKQRPA encoded by the coding sequence ATGACCCAGCCCACACGAACGCTACTCTCGCCCGCTACCGGGCCTGCCCGCCCGGCAGAGCACGGCAGTGCGCCGAGCAGCCTGCCCACGCGCACGGCCAGCGTCGCGCCGAACACCGACGGCATCTGGTATGCGTCCTATCCGGCGGGCGTGCCGCATGAGATCGATGTCGAACGCTACGAATCGGTCGTCCAGTTTTTCGACGAATCTATCGCGCAGTTCCGCGATCGGGTCGCGTATGTGAGCGTGGGCGCGAACATGACGTATGGTGAACTCGGGCGCAAGGCCGCCGCATTCGCGGCATATCTGCAAAGCGTTGGCGTGCAGCCGGGCGAGCGCGTCGCGATCATGCTGCCGAACACGTTCCAGTATCCGGTCTCGCTGTTCGGCGTGCTGAAGGCCGGCGCCGTGGTGGTCAACGTGAATCCGCTCTACACGGTGCGCGAACTCGCGCATCAATTGAAAGACAGCGGCGCGCAGACCATTGTGGTGTTCGAGAACTTTGCGAAGACCGTGGAAGATGCACTGCCCGGCACGGAGGTGCGGAACGTGATCGTCACCGGGCTCGGCGATCTGCTCGCCGACGGCCTGAATCTCAAAGGACGTCTGCTCAATTTCATGCTGCGCCATGTGAAGAAGATGGTGCCCGCCTACACGCTGCCGCAGGCGGTGCCGCTCATCAAGGCGCTCTCCATCGGCGACAGGCGGGCGCTCACTCCCGTGCGAACGTCGCACGATGACATCGCGTTCCTTCAGTACACCGGCGGCACCACCGGCGTGGCGAAAGGCGCCATGCTTACGCACCGGAACATCATCGCCAATCTGCTACAGGCCAAGGCATGGTCGGAAGGTCAGTTGACCGGCGACATAGAAACCGTGCTCACGCCGCTGCCGCTCTATCACATCTATTCGCTGACGGTGAACGCGCTGATCTTCATGGGACTGGGCGGGCGCAACATCCTGATTGCGAATCCGCGCGACATGAAGCGCGTAATGGCCATCATCCGCCATGAGCAATTCACCGGCATGACCGCGGTCAATACGTTGTACAACGCGTTTCTCGACAACGAGGAATTCTGCAAGCGTGACTTTTCCAATCTGAAGCTCGCAATGGCGGGCGGCATGGCCACGCAGAAGTCCGTGGCGGAGCGCTTCCGCAAAGTGACGGGCAAGTCGATCATCGAAGGTTATGGGCTGACGGAGTGTTCGCCGATCGTGTCGATGAACCCCGTGGATCTGTCGAACCTGCGCGAGCACGAAGGATCGATCGGGCTGCCGGCGCCCTCTACCCAGGTGCGGTTTCGCAAGGACGACGGTACATGGGCACAGATCGGCGAAGCGGGTGAACTCTGCGTGAAAGGTCCACAAGTGATGAAAGGCTACTGGAACCGCCCGGAAGAAACAGCCAACGTCATCGATGAGGATGGCTGGCTCGCCACTGGCGACATCGGCGTGATGGATTCGCGCGGCTTCATTCGTTTGATCGACCGCAAAAAAGACATGATCCTGGTGTCGGGCTTTAACGTCTATCCGAACGAAATCGAAGACGTGATCGCCACACATCCGGACGTGCGCGAAGTGGCGGCAATCGGCGTGCCCGACGCCGCGCAAGGCGAGCGCGTAAAGGTGTTCATCGTCAAACGCAACCCCGCGCTGACCGAGCAGCAGATCATTGCGTACAGCCGCAAGCATTTGACGGGCTACAAGGTGCCGAAGCTGGTGGAGTTTCGCGACGAGTTGCCGCAGACCAATGTCGGCAAGATTCTGCGCCGCCAATTGCGTGACGAGGAACTCGCGAAGCAAAGGCCTGCCTGA
- a CDS encoding acetyl-CoA C-acetyltransferase, producing the protein MSNPPPGVRRVAIVGGNRIPFARSNTAYATASNQDMLTFTLQGLVDRYNLHGERLGEVAAGAVIKHSRDFNLTRESVLSTTLAKETPAYDVQQACGTGLEATILVANKIALGQIDAGIAGGVDTTSDAPIGVNERMRKILLEANRSRSAGQRVGALTKLRPDMFFKPLLPRNGEPRTGLSMGEHCELMAKRLNISREAQDVLAYESHRKLSDAYSRGFLNDLMTPYRGLARDNTLRADLTLEKLAGLKPVFDRDAGTLTAGNSTPLTDGASAVLLASEAWAARHDLPVLAYLTWSETAAVDYFDKKEGLLMAPAYAVPRMLARAGLTLQDFDLYEIHEAFAAQVLCTLAAWQDDEYCRTQLGLPGPLGMIERTRLNVNGSSLAIGHPFAATGGRIVAGLAKMLAQLDKPAGTARGLISICAAGGQGVVAILER; encoded by the coding sequence ATGTCCAACCCGCCGCCAGGCGTACGCCGCGTCGCCATCGTCGGAGGCAACCGGATTCCGTTTGCACGCTCGAACACCGCTTACGCGACCGCGTCGAATCAGGACATGCTGACGTTCACGCTGCAAGGCCTCGTGGATCGCTACAACCTGCACGGCGAACGGCTCGGCGAGGTCGCGGCGGGCGCTGTGATCAAGCATTCGCGCGACTTCAACCTGACGCGTGAATCGGTGCTGTCCACCACGCTCGCGAAGGAAACTCCCGCGTACGACGTGCAACAGGCATGCGGCACCGGACTCGAAGCGACGATCCTCGTCGCCAACAAGATCGCCCTCGGGCAGATCGACGCGGGCATTGCCGGCGGTGTGGACACCACGTCGGATGCGCCGATCGGGGTCAACGAAAGAATGCGCAAGATCCTGCTCGAAGCAAACCGCAGCAGGAGCGCAGGGCAACGCGTCGGGGCGCTGACCAAGCTGCGTCCGGACATGTTTTTCAAGCCACTGCTGCCGCGCAATGGCGAACCGCGCACGGGCCTTTCAATGGGTGAGCACTGCGAACTGATGGCCAAGCGCTTAAACATTTCGCGTGAAGCGCAGGACGTGCTCGCGTACGAAAGTCACCGCAAGCTCAGCGATGCGTACTCGCGCGGCTTCCTCAACGATCTGATGACGCCCTACCGCGGCCTCGCGCGCGACAACACGTTGCGCGCCGACCTGACGCTCGAAAAACTGGCCGGCCTGAAGCCGGTATTCGATCGCGACGCCGGTACGCTGACCGCCGGCAACTCGACGCCGCTCACCGACGGCGCGTCCGCCGTGCTGCTCGCGAGCGAAGCGTGGGCGGCCCGGCATGACCTGCCGGTGCTCGCGTATCTGACGTGGTCGGAGACCGCCGCCGTCGATTATTTCGACAAAAAGGAAGGCCTGCTGATGGCGCCCGCTTACGCCGTGCCGCGCATGCTCGCGCGCGCCGGCCTGACGCTGCAGGACTTCGATCTGTATGAGATTCACGAGGCGTTTGCGGCGCAAGTGCTGTGCACGCTCGCCGCATGGCAGGATGACGAATACTGCCGCACGCAACTCGGTTTGCCCGGGCCGCTCGGCATGATCGAGCGCACCAGACTGAATGTGAACGGCAGCTCGCTCGCGATCGGCCACCCGTTTGCCGCGACGGGCGGCCGCATCGTCGCCGGGCTCGCAAAGATGCTTGCGCAACTCGACAAACCCGCCGGTACGGCGCGCGGATTGATCTCGATCTGCGCGGCGGGCGGCCAGGGCGTGGTGGCGATACTGGAGCGCTGA